The Haloferax sp. Atlit-12N genome window below encodes:
- the purS gene encoding phosphoribosylformylglycinamidine synthase subunit PurS, protein MTTYTATVTVRLKRGVLDPEAETTKRALERLGFELDALRFTERYEVDLDAADADEAEARADEMAERLLANPTIHDYEVAVAEA, encoded by the coding sequence ATGACCACCTACACCGCGACGGTGACGGTGCGCCTCAAGCGTGGCGTGCTCGACCCCGAGGCGGAGACCACGAAGCGCGCGCTGGAACGACTCGGGTTCGAACTCGATGCGTTGCGCTTTACCGAACGGTACGAAGTCGACCTCGACGCGGCCGACGCCGACGAGGCCGAAGCCCGCGCCGACGAGATGGCCGAACGCTTGCTGGCGAACCCGACCATCCACGACTACGAGGTCGCGGTCGCCGAGGCCTGA
- a CDS encoding Sir2 family NAD-dependent protein deacetylase, with amino-acid sequence MDAALESDAAWVARRLCEADTAVAFTGAGMSTASGIPDFRGDDGIWETEFDPVSFHRDRFVNDPAGFWRDRVRLQERMFPDGVEPNPGHDALSTLESRGVLDAVVTQNTDGLHREAGSDRVVELHGNAAEVVCEDCGARTGADPAFETVRAGDAPPTCDDCGGLLKPGVVLFGERLPRVAYSEANRLAGDADVFLSLGSSLTVHPAAGLAGRAAEAGSLVVVNFDATQYDDRADRVVRGDLAAFLPEVEKRVKRV; translated from the coding sequence ATGGACGCTGCCCTCGAATCAGACGCCGCGTGGGTCGCCCGACGACTCTGCGAGGCCGACACCGCCGTCGCCTTCACCGGCGCGGGGATGAGCACGGCTTCGGGCATCCCCGACTTCCGCGGCGACGACGGTATCTGGGAGACCGAGTTCGACCCGGTGTCGTTCCACCGCGACCGCTTCGTCAACGACCCCGCGGGCTTCTGGCGCGACCGCGTCCGCCTCCAAGAGCGCATGTTCCCCGACGGCGTCGAACCGAACCCCGGCCACGACGCGCTTTCGACCCTCGAATCGCGCGGCGTCCTCGACGCGGTCGTGACGCAGAACACCGACGGACTCCACCGCGAGGCCGGCTCCGACCGCGTCGTCGAACTCCACGGCAACGCCGCGGAGGTCGTCTGCGAGGACTGCGGCGCGCGAACCGGCGCCGACCCTGCGTTCGAGACGGTCCGCGCCGGCGACGCGCCGCCGACGTGCGACGACTGCGGCGGCCTGCTCAAGCCCGGCGTTGTCCTGTTCGGCGAGCGCCTTCCCCGCGTCGCCTACAGCGAGGCGAACCGCCTCGCCGGCGACGCCGACGTGTTTCTGTCGCTCGGGTCGTCGCTGACGGTTCACCCCGCGGCTGGCCTCGCCGGTCGGGCCGCCGAGGCCGGCTCGCTGGTCGTCGTCAACTTCGACGCGACGCAGTACGACGACCGCGCCGACCGGGTCGTCCGCGGGGACCTCGCGGCGTTCCTCCCCGAAGTCGAAAAACGAGTCAAACGAGTCTGA
- the cofG gene encoding 7,8-didemethyl-8-hydroxy-5-deazariboflavin synthase subunit CofG, producing MFPGADEYGVDLTIDDADVERLLAVTPDDADAPASLSFSRNVFIPLTTACRYTCTYCTYYDVPGEATLMSLDEVRETVRTGADAGCTEALFTFGDAPDERYTEIHRQLDEWGYDDILDYLAAACEVALDEGLLPHSNPGDLTREEFADLAPLNASMGVMLETTADVAAHSGNRRKTPGQRLNTIRAAGEVGVPFTTGILVGIGETWRDRAESLLAIRALHERYGHVQEVIVQNVVPNERSDYERPSLDTMRRVVAMARVALPEEVSVQVPPNLSAAADLVPCGVDDLGGVSPVTDDYVNPDYEWPALRELVDIADEAGVPLRERLPVYERFLSDEGRGSTDESGDSRGTVPDREWLREPITDRLSADDVHGRRFRNVARGDGPLSIPR from the coding sequence ATGTTCCCGGGTGCCGACGAGTACGGAGTCGACCTGACTATCGACGACGCCGACGTGGAGCGACTGCTCGCCGTCACCCCCGACGACGCCGACGCGCCGGCGTCGCTTTCGTTCTCTCGGAACGTGTTCATCCCGCTAACGACCGCCTGCCGGTACACCTGCACCTACTGTACCTACTACGACGTGCCCGGCGAGGCGACGCTCATGTCCCTCGACGAGGTCCGTGAGACGGTCCGCACGGGCGCTGACGCGGGCTGTACGGAGGCGCTGTTTACCTTCGGCGACGCCCCCGACGAGCGCTACACAGAGATTCACCGCCAGCTCGACGAGTGGGGCTACGACGATATCCTCGACTACCTCGCGGCGGCCTGCGAGGTCGCGCTCGACGAGGGCCTCCTGCCGCACTCGAACCCCGGCGACCTCACCCGCGAGGAGTTCGCCGACCTCGCGCCGCTGAACGCCAGCATGGGCGTGATGCTGGAGACGACCGCCGACGTGGCCGCCCACTCGGGCAATCGGCGGAAGACGCCGGGCCAGCGGCTCAACACCATCCGTGCCGCGGGCGAGGTGGGCGTCCCCTTCACGACGGGCATCCTCGTCGGCATCGGCGAGACGTGGCGCGACCGGGCCGAGAGTCTGCTCGCCATCCGTGCGCTCCACGAGCGCTACGGTCACGTGCAGGAGGTCATCGTCCAGAACGTCGTTCCCAACGAGCGGTCGGACTACGAGCGCCCCTCGCTCGACACGATGCGCCGGGTCGTCGCGATGGCGCGGGTCGCACTCCCCGAGGAGGTGTCGGTGCAGGTGCCGCCGAACCTCTCGGCGGCGGCCGACCTCGTCCCCTGCGGCGTCGACGACCTCGGCGGCGTCTCGCCGGTCACCGACGACTACGTCAACCCCGACTACGAGTGGCCGGCGCTCCGGGAACTCGTCGATATCGCCGACGAGGCGGGCGTCCCGCTCCGCGAGCGACTGCCGGTTTACGAGCGGTTCCTCTCCGACGAGGGCCGCGGCTCGACGGACGAAAGCGGGGACTCACGCGGGACTGTGCCGGACCGCGAGTGGCTCCGCGAGCCGATTACCGACCGGCTCAGCGCCGACGACGTTCACGGGCGGCGGTTCCGGAACGTCGCTCGCGGCGACGGTCCGCTGTCGATTCCGCGGTGA
- a CDS encoding GntP family permease yields MAIEFAQSPLLTFVIGLALVVLLLVVLDLPAFVGLAIAAFAVGLVNAAFVPDFALADAATRTATAFGNGMAGIGIPILMAAIIGKSMLESGSAQRIVRSFQSLVGRENSDIALWGSSTVLAIPVFFDSVFYLMAPLARSMRARMGDNYALYLVVVGAGAATAHVFIPPTPGPLAVASEIGADIGTTMLIGVTVAVPSATMGGLVYGRWINRHLDIPLRDAMGTTTDELQERAQRDVSSLPSFLESTAPIIIAVALVGSLTVVNALQGVTPVVEQVRPFVAFIGDKNVALTVAALAAAYTYYRWSDLSRSDWEDELTEALKSGGNIAAITAMGGAFGALLAASGIGSYLANGLEGFGIPLLVTAWLIAAIVRIAQGSATAAMLTAAGIMAPLTGQLPVHTAYLVMVIGAGGNICSWYNDSGFWLVKEIGGLTQAETLKTWTALTTIISVTGLVVVLIVSSVLPLA; encoded by the coding sequence ATGGCAATCGAATTCGCACAGAGTCCGCTCTTGACGTTCGTCATCGGACTCGCGTTGGTCGTGTTGCTACTGGTCGTGTTAGACCTCCCTGCGTTCGTCGGCTTGGCGATAGCCGCGTTCGCAGTCGGCCTCGTCAACGCGGCGTTCGTCCCCGACTTCGCGCTCGCCGACGCGGCGACGCGGACGGCCACGGCGTTCGGCAACGGGATGGCCGGCATCGGGATTCCCATCCTGATGGCCGCCATCATCGGGAAGTCGATGCTCGAAAGCGGCTCCGCCCAGCGCATCGTCCGCTCCTTCCAGTCGCTCGTCGGGAGGGAAAACAGCGACATCGCGCTGTGGGGAAGCAGTACGGTGCTCGCCATCCCCGTGTTCTTCGACAGCGTGTTCTACCTCATGGCTCCCCTCGCGCGGTCGATGCGGGCGCGGATGGGCGACAACTACGCGCTCTACCTCGTCGTCGTCGGGGCCGGCGCGGCGACGGCCCACGTGTTCATCCCGCCGACGCCCGGCCCGCTCGCCGTCGCCAGCGAAATCGGGGCCGACATCGGTACCACGATGCTCATCGGCGTCACCGTCGCCGTCCCGTCGGCCACCATGGGCGGCCTCGTCTACGGCCGCTGGATTAACCGTCATCTCGACATCCCCCTCCGCGACGCGATGGGAACGACCACGGACGAACTGCAGGAGCGCGCTCAGCGCGACGTGTCGTCCCTGCCGAGTTTCCTCGAATCCACCGCGCCCATCATCATCGCCGTCGCGCTCGTCGGCTCGCTCACCGTCGTCAACGCCCTCCAAGGCGTGACGCCGGTGGTCGAGCAGGTCAGGCCGTTCGTCGCGTTCATCGGCGACAAGAACGTCGCGCTCACGGTCGCCGCGCTCGCCGCGGCCTACACGTACTACCGCTGGTCCGACCTCTCGCGGTCCGACTGGGAGGACGAACTCACCGAGGCGCTGAAAAGCGGCGGCAACATTGCGGCCATCACCGCGATGGGTGGCGCGTTCGGCGCGCTCCTCGCGGCCTCCGGAATCGGCTCGTACCTCGCAAACGGCCTCGAAGGGTTCGGCATCCCACTTCTCGTGACCGCGTGGCTCATCGCCGCCATCGTCCGCATCGCGCAGGGCTCTGCGACCGCGGCGATGCTCACGGCCGCCGGCATCATGGCCCCACTCACCGGCCAGCTTCCGGTCCACACCGCGTATCTGGTGATGGTCATCGGCGCGGGCGGCAACATCTGTTCGTGGTACAACGACTCCGGCTTCTGGCTCGTCAAGGAAATCGGCGGCCTCACGCAGGCGGAGACGCTGAAGACGTGGACGGCGCTGACGACGATTATCTCCGTGACCGGTCTCGTCGTCGTCCTTATCGTCTCGTCGGTGCTCCCACTGGCGTAG
- the purQ gene encoding phosphoribosylformylglycinamidine synthase I, translating into MIAVVQFGGSNCDRDAVRALSDLGFEAERVWHEDPLPEEATGIVLPGGFSYGDYLRGGAMAARSPIMKSVREAAEEGVPVLGVCNGAQIGCESGLTPGAFTTNASARFQCEHVYLRVENADTRWTAAYEEGEVIELPIAHGEGRFELDDERYEELEADDRILFRYCDEDGNVTDEANPNGSLGNVAGVLGDSESVAVLMPHPERASLPQLGNTDGRGVLAGFEG; encoded by the coding sequence ATGATCGCAGTCGTGCAGTTCGGCGGCTCGAACTGCGACCGCGACGCCGTGCGCGCGCTCTCCGACCTCGGCTTCGAGGCCGAGCGCGTCTGGCACGAAGACCCGCTCCCCGAGGAAGCGACGGGCATCGTGCTCCCCGGCGGCTTCTCGTACGGCGACTACCTCCGCGGCGGCGCGATGGCCGCCCGCTCGCCCATCATGAAGTCGGTCCGCGAGGCGGCCGAAGAGGGCGTCCCCGTCCTCGGCGTCTGCAACGGCGCGCAGATTGGCTGCGAGTCCGGACTCACCCCCGGCGCGTTCACGACGAACGCGAGCGCCCGCTTCCAGTGCGAACACGTCTACCTCCGCGTCGAGAACGCCGACACGCGCTGGACCGCGGCGTACGAGGAAGGCGAGGTCATCGAACTCCCCATCGCCCACGGCGAGGGTCGCTTCGAACTCGACGACGAGCGCTACGAGGAACTCGAAGCCGACGACCGGATTCTGTTCCGCTACTGCGACGAGGACGGCAACGTCACCGACGAGGCGAACCCCAACGGCTCGCTCGGGAACGTCGCGGGCGTCCTCGGCGACAGCGAGTCCGTCGCGGTGCTGATGCCGCACCCCGAGCGGGCGTCGCTACCGCAGCTCGGTAACACCGACGGTCGGGGCGTGCTGGCGGGCTTCGAGGGGTAG
- a CDS encoding DUF5518 domain-containing protein, with protein MEHSPSSETESSLGDDRESLLFSALVGAVASVVLSPLPGSTVLGGAVAGYLTGSDRELGVKSGAVSGLFVSLVGVVLGIVVFGFFSIFAIGVGPRGFGLGILGIAIVALLGLALLLVYTVGLGALGGYLGAYLHEEFA; from the coding sequence ATGGAACACTCCCCGTCTTCGGAGACCGAATCCTCCCTCGGCGACGACCGCGAGAGCCTGCTGTTTTCGGCGCTCGTCGGCGCGGTCGCCAGCGTCGTCCTCTCGCCGCTTCCAGGGTCGACCGTCCTCGGCGGCGCGGTCGCCGGCTACCTGACCGGGAGCGACCGCGAACTCGGCGTGAAGTCCGGCGCGGTCTCGGGGCTGTTCGTCAGCCTCGTCGGCGTCGTCCTCGGTATCGTCGTCTTCGGCTTCTTCAGCATCTTCGCCATCGGCGTCGGCCCGCGCGGGTTCGGTCTCGGCATCCTCGGCATCGCTATCGTCGCGCTGTTGGGCCTCGCCTTGCTCCTCGTCTACACCGTCGGCCTCGGCGCGCTCGGCGGCTACCTCGGCGCGTACCTCCACGAGGAGTTCGCCTGA
- a CDS encoding metal-dependent hydrolase: MMATTHAAVGLTLAAPLVWVAPELATAAAVGALVGGVFPDVDLFVGVHRKTLHFPVYYSVAAAVFGAVAVASPSTLTVGVAFFFLSAGLHSASDWFGAGDELRPWDRTSDRAVYVHPAKRWLRPRYLVRYDGAPEDLALTLLFAVPGFLAFSGGVRVAVAVGVAVALFYTGFRKRMPEWFGI; encoded by the coding sequence ATGATGGCGACAACCCACGCGGCCGTGGGGCTGACCCTCGCCGCGCCCCTGGTCTGGGTCGCTCCCGAACTCGCGACCGCGGCGGCCGTCGGCGCGCTCGTCGGCGGCGTCTTCCCCGACGTCGACCTCTTCGTCGGCGTCCACCGCAAGACGCTACACTTCCCCGTCTACTACAGCGTTGCCGCCGCCGTCTTCGGAGCCGTCGCCGTCGCCTCGCCCTCGACGCTCACCGTCGGGGTCGCCTTTTTCTTCCTCTCGGCGGGGCTTCACTCCGCGTCCGACTGGTTCGGCGCGGGCGACGAACTCCGGCCGTGGGACCGAACCTCCGACCGCGCGGTGTACGTCCACCCCGCGAAGCGTTGGCTCCGGCCCCGCTATCTCGTCCGCTACGACGGCGCGCCCGAAGACCTCGCGCTGACGCTCCTGTTCGCCGTCCCCGGCTTCCTCGCTTTCTCCGGCGGCGTCCGGGTCGCCGTCGCGGTCGGCGTCGCCGTCGCACTGTTCTACACGGGCTTCAGAAAGCGGATGCCCGAGTGGTTCGGCATCTGA
- a CDS encoding formyltetrahydrofolate deformylase has product MTRELTEITVIGGDKTGLIANVTTLLFERGINVEDLDQAVREGIFRMTLHADTAEMTCTRDELRAALSDLGDDLGVDVQVRFPSDRETREIAVLVTKESHCLEALFEAWANDDLGAEISVVIGNHDTLEPLASHYDVPFHDIGDQKGTANEERLLDLLEQYDVDLIVLARYMRILGPNVVFRYEDRIINIHPSLLPAFPGAAAYRQAKEEGVRIAGVTAHYVTTDLDQGPIITQRAFDVPDDATIDEIKERGQPLEADALLEAVKLHLNNDVSVHRGRTSLRESADPERYQLGLTREAQASNPDRPVDGIIDALGEREALAPEPSED; this is encoded by the coding sequence ATGACTCGCGAACTCACCGAAATCACGGTCATCGGAGGAGACAAGACCGGACTCATCGCGAACGTGACCACCCTGCTGTTCGAGCGCGGAATCAACGTCGAGGACTTGGACCAAGCGGTCCGCGAGGGAATCTTCCGGATGACCCTCCACGCCGACACGGCGGAGATGACCTGCACCCGCGACGAGCTACGGGCGGCGCTGTCCGACCTCGGCGACGACCTCGGCGTCGACGTGCAGGTCCGATTCCCCTCGGACCGCGAGACCCGCGAAATCGCCGTTCTCGTCACGAAGGAGTCCCACTGCCTCGAAGCGTTGTTCGAGGCGTGGGCCAACGACGACCTCGGCGCGGAGATTTCGGTCGTCATCGGCAACCACGACACGCTCGAACCGCTGGCGAGCCACTACGACGTCCCCTTCCACGACATCGGCGACCAGAAGGGCACCGCCAACGAAGAGCGCCTGCTCGACCTCCTCGAACAGTACGACGTGGACCTCATCGTCCTCGCGCGCTACATGCGCATCCTCGGCCCGAACGTCGTCTTCCGCTACGAGGACCGCATCATCAACATCCACCCGTCGCTGCTCCCGGCGTTCCCTGGCGCGGCCGCCTACCGACAGGCGAAAGAAGAGGGCGTCCGCATCGCGGGTGTCACCGCCCACTACGTGACGACCGACCTCGACCAAGGGCCGATCATCACCCAGCGCGCCTTCGACGTGCCGGACGACGCCACCATCGACGAAATCAAAGAGCGCGGCCAGCCGCTGGAGGCCGACGCGCTCCTCGAAGCCGTGAAGCTTCACCTCAACAACGACGTCTCGGTCCACCGCGGCCGCACCAGCCTCCGCGAGAGCGCCGACCCCGAGCGCTACCAACTCGGCCTCACCCGCGAGGCGCAGGCGTCGAACCCCGACCGCCCGGTCGACGGCATCATCGACGCCCTCGGCGAGCGCGAGGCGCTCGCGCCAGAGCCGTCCGAGGACTGA
- a CDS encoding ATP-binding protein, with translation MTRSPSPGASAGTAPSVLFVAPDRTRADAVAAALDRHDVSVTVEFDLGAALARIDDRTVDCLLVPRQFGQHTAADVVALVRDHHPDVPVVLLGPSGTDDGDTDPFAADPTVHRVSDDVDAISYDRLADRVRAAVARYRSSQAQRTERDIVSRLEHRIQRTERKITSLHGVAMRLASASDADDIYEETVEAAERILNLDICFAFEAETDWFVPRAQSSTPTDRELRPVPKDAGAMGETFRTGESHRAVDMELHAFGRPEFGDYRSGLSVAIGSFGVFQAVSEQTGAFDEIDLELAELLVAHTNAALQRLSFERRLRVERDQYAALFENSADCIIDSEFVDGESVIRAVNPAFEATFGYDESEVVGRAIDDVVAPDDRLDEAAKLTEMVRAGDFVQTEVRRRTADGEKDFLLRSVPVGENTIYAVYTDITARRDVEREVEAQNRRLDEFTSVVSHDLRNPLSVATGHLDLAREEVDNDHLAAVARAHDRMNALTEELLVLARQGTDAFATTPVSLAETAERCWEHVETGDATLVVASNRTVVADAGRLHQLFENLIRNSVEHGSPEASEPTDGGDARVTVTVGALDDGFYVEDDGAGVPPELRSRIFDSGFSTGTAGIGFGLTIVSNVADAHDWTVSVTESTAGGARFEFTGVEAEP, from the coding sequence ATGACTCGGTCTCCCTCGCCGGGGGCGTCGGCGGGGACGGCACCGTCCGTTCTCTTCGTCGCACCCGACCGCACACGGGCGGACGCCGTCGCGGCCGCGCTCGACCGCCACGACGTGTCCGTCACCGTCGAGTTCGACCTCGGTGCCGCGCTCGCCCGCATCGACGACCGGACGGTCGACTGCCTCTTGGTCCCGCGGCAGTTCGGCCAGCACACCGCCGCCGACGTCGTCGCGCTCGTCCGCGACCACCACCCCGACGTCCCGGTCGTCCTCCTCGGCCCCAGCGGGACCGACGACGGCGACACCGACCCGTTCGCCGCCGACCCGACGGTCCACCGCGTTTCTGATGACGTCGACGCTATCTCCTACGACCGCCTCGCGGACCGCGTCCGGGCGGCGGTCGCCCGCTACCGTAGCTCGCAGGCCCAGCGCACCGAGCGCGACATCGTCTCTCGGCTCGAACACCGGATTCAGCGCACCGAGCGGAAGATAACGTCGCTCCACGGCGTCGCCATGCGACTCGCGTCGGCCTCCGACGCCGACGACATCTACGAGGAGACCGTCGAGGCGGCGGAGCGCATCCTGAACCTCGACATCTGTTTCGCCTTCGAGGCCGAGACGGACTGGTTCGTCCCGCGGGCGCAGTCCTCGACGCCGACCGACCGCGAACTCCGACCCGTCCCGAAGGACGCGGGCGCGATGGGCGAGACGTTCCGCACCGGCGAGTCCCACCGCGCGGTCGACATGGAACTCCACGCGTTCGGCCGCCCCGAGTTCGGCGACTATCGCTCCGGGCTCAGCGTCGCCATCGGCTCGTTCGGCGTGTTTCAGGCGGTCTCCGAACAGACCGGCGCGTTCGACGAAATCGACCTCGAACTCGCGGAACTGCTCGTCGCCCACACGAACGCGGCGCTCCAGCGGCTCAGCTTCGAGCGTCGGCTTCGGGTCGAACGCGACCAGTACGCCGCCCTGTTCGAGAACAGCGCCGACTGCATCATCGACTCGGAGTTCGTCGACGGTGAGTCCGTCATCCGCGCGGTCAACCCGGCGTTCGAGGCCACGTTCGGCTACGACGAATCCGAGGTCGTCGGCCGCGCCATCGACGACGTGGTCGCGCCTGACGACCGTCTCGACGAGGCCGCGAAGCTCACGGAGATGGTCCGCGCCGGCGATTTCGTCCAGACGGAGGTACGCAGGCGGACCGCCGACGGCGAGAAGGACTTCCTCCTCCGGTCGGTTCCAGTCGGCGAGAACACCATATACGCGGTCTACACGGACATCACGGCGCGTCGGGACGTCGAACGCGAGGTCGAAGCCCAGAACCGCCGGCTCGACGAGTTCACGAGCGTCGTCTCGCACGACCTCCGCAACCCCCTTTCGGTCGCCACGGGCCACCTCGACCTCGCCCGTGAGGAAGTCGATAACGACCACCTCGCGGCGGTGGCGCGGGCGCACGACCGGATGAACGCGCTGACCGAGGAACTGCTCGTCCTCGCGCGGCAGGGAACCGACGCGTTCGCCACGACGCCCGTGTCCCTCGCGGAGACTGCAGAGCGGTGCTGGGAGCACGTCGAAACCGGAGACGCGACGCTCGTCGTCGCGTCCAACCGGACCGTGGTCGCCGACGCGGGCCGGCTCCACCAACTGTTCGAGAACCTGATTCGGAACTCCGTAGAACACGGCTCGCCGGAAGCATCCGAACCGACCGATGGCGGCGACGCCCGCGTCACCGTCACCGTCGGCGCGCTCGACGACGGCTTCTACGTGGAAGACGACGGCGCGGGCGTTCCGCCCGAACTCCGCTCGCGCATCTTCGACAGCGGCTTTTCGACCGGCACCGCCGGCATCGGCTTCGGACTGACAATCGTCTCGAACGTCGCCGACGCGCACGACTGGACGGTCTCGGTGACTGAAAGCACGGCTGGCGGCGCTCGCTTCGAGTTCACCGGCGTCGAAGCTGAGCCCTGA
- the cofH gene encoding 7,8-didemethyl-8-hydroxy-5-deazariboflavin synthase subunit CofH has translation MTGAAHDDFGFEHVPETDQSFENALAKARAGERLTVDDGVELITTGTDREGIDPERKELVLEAADRRRAEMVGDDVTFVANLNNNVTTACNTGCLFCNFKNTAHLFESDSDADHGGFTKTPAESRDIVADAVEMGIYEVTSVSGLHPALVLDEEHREILESYDNPAAEVNYKPPEAYDIDPASYAEQLSAMSVDGAHVHSMTPEEAYHAKRGTDWSYEEVYRRLADAGLDSAPGTAAEILVPEVREVICPGKIGTNEWVAGMEGAMEAGLDVTATIMYGHVETEKHRVLHLDVIRDLQDRYGGITEFVPLSFIHQNTPLYDRGLVTGGASDDEDELMVAVARLYLDNVDHIQSSWVKFGNAKALKLLNCGADDLMGTILSEEITKRAGGGFGEFRSFDDYVDMITAIGRRPVERSTDYRTRRPIDPDDGPHGPMLGPRADGTPLLDGRRDPATADD, from the coding sequence ATGACCGGTGCCGCCCACGACGACTTCGGGTTCGAACACGTCCCGGAGACAGACCAGTCGTTCGAGAACGCCTTGGCGAAGGCGCGAGCGGGCGAGCGCCTCACAGTCGATGACGGCGTCGAACTCATCACGACGGGCACCGACCGCGAGGGAATCGACCCCGAACGCAAGGAACTCGTGCTTGAAGCCGCCGACCGGCGGCGCGCCGAGATGGTCGGCGACGACGTGACGTTCGTCGCCAACCTCAACAACAACGTGACGACGGCCTGCAACACCGGCTGTCTGTTCTGTAACTTCAAGAACACCGCCCACCTGTTCGAGTCCGACTCCGACGCCGACCACGGCGGCTTCACGAAGACGCCCGCCGAGTCCCGCGACATCGTCGCCGACGCGGTCGAGATGGGCATCTACGAGGTCACGTCCGTCTCCGGCCTCCACCCCGCGCTCGTGCTCGACGAGGAACACCGCGAGATTCTCGAATCCTACGACAACCCCGCCGCCGAGGTGAACTACAAGCCGCCCGAGGCGTACGACATCGACCCCGCGAGCTACGCCGAACAGCTCTCGGCGATGTCGGTCGACGGCGCGCACGTCCACTCGATGACGCCCGAAGAGGCCTACCACGCCAAGCGCGGCACCGACTGGAGCTACGAGGAGGTCTACCGCCGCCTCGCCGACGCGGGTCTCGACAGCGCGCCCGGAACCGCCGCCGAGATTCTCGTCCCCGAGGTGCGCGAGGTCATCTGCCCCGGGAAAATCGGCACCAACGAGTGGGTCGCCGGGATGGAGGGCGCGATGGAAGCCGGCCTCGACGTGACGGCGACCATCATGTACGGCCACGTCGAGACCGAGAAGCATCGCGTGCTCCACCTCGACGTGATTCGCGACCTGCAGGACCGCTACGGCGGCATCACCGAGTTCGTCCCGCTGTCGTTCATCCACCAGAACACGCCGCTGTACGACCGCGGCCTCGTGACCGGCGGCGCGTCCGACGACGAGGACGAACTGATGGTCGCCGTCGCGCGACTCTACCTCGACAACGTCGACCACATCCAGTCGTCGTGGGTAAAGTTCGGGAACGCGAAGGCGCTGAAGCTCCTCAACTGCGGCGCGGACGACCTCATGGGCACCATTCTCTCCGAGGAGATAACGAAGCGCGCCGGCGGCGGCTTCGGCGAGTTCCGCTCGTTCGACGACTACGTCGACATGATAACCGCCATCGGCCGCCGGCCGGTCGAACGCTCGACCGACTACCGGACCCGCCGACCCATCGACCCCGACGACGGCCCCCACGGCCCGATGCTCGGCCCCCGCGCGGACGGGACGCCCCTGCTCGACGGCCGCCGCGACCCGGCGACTGCCGACGACTGA
- a CDS encoding phosphoribosylaminoimidazolesuccinocarboxamide synthase, with translation MTSVKDFRVEEEPTATDLGRGRFVFSDRYSVFDWGEMPDHVPNKGASLCLMGAYNFELLDVNHVPTHYLGVVEDGEVKELGECESPPTEMAIELTQVPDLPHEDGAYDYDAYHEAAGDNYLIPLEIVFRNTVPVGSSLRRRGEPADYGLDADEWPDEAVSLPEPVVEFSTKYEEQDRYLSREEADDIAGKVDLDRLEELALAVNHVLTERAEKAGFDHEDGKIECLYHDGTVKVGDVVGTFDENRFSYGGQQVSKEVVRQYYKRVQPEWVEAVKDAKAEAIETGEPNWRENCAVEPDHLPADIVEALSDLYCAGTNAYVDHDWFDAPAIEDAVARVRDL, from the coding sequence ATGACCAGCGTGAAGGACTTCCGCGTCGAGGAGGAGCCGACGGCGACCGACCTCGGGCGGGGCCGCTTCGTCTTCTCGGACCGCTACTCCGTGTTCGACTGGGGCGAGATGCCCGACCACGTCCCGAACAAGGGCGCGAGCCTCTGTCTCATGGGCGCGTACAACTTCGAACTGCTCGACGTGAACCACGTCCCGACCCACTACCTCGGGGTCGTCGAAGACGGCGAGGTCAAGGAACTCGGCGAGTGCGAGTCGCCGCCGACGGAGATGGCCATCGAACTCACGCAGGTGCCCGACCTCCCCCACGAGGACGGCGCGTACGACTACGACGCCTACCACGAGGCCGCCGGCGACAACTACCTCATCCCGCTGGAAATCGTCTTCCGCAACACCGTCCCGGTGGGGTCGAGCCTCCGGCGGCGCGGCGAGCCCGCAGACTACGGCCTCGACGCCGACGAGTGGCCCGACGAGGCCGTCTCCCTCCCCGAGCCGGTCGTGGAGTTCTCCACGAAGTACGAAGAACAGGACCGCTATCTCTCCCGCGAGGAGGCCGACGACATCGCCGGGAAAGTCGACCTCGACCGCCTCGAAGAACTGGCGCTCGCCGTGAACCACGTGCTGACGGAGCGAGCCGAGAAAGCCGGCTTCGACCACGAGGACGGCAAAATCGAGTGTCTCTACCACGACGGCACCGTCAAGGTCGGCGACGTGGTCGGCACCTTCGACGAGAACCGGTTTTCCTACGGCGGCCAGCAGGTCTCGAAAGAGGTCGTCCGCCAGTACTACAAGCGCGTCCAGCCCGAGTGGGTCGAGGCCGTGAAAGACGCGAAGGCCGAGGCCATCGAGACGGGCGAGCCGAACTGGCGCGAGAACTGCGCGGTCGAACCCGACCACCTGCCCGCCGACATCGTGGAGGCCCTGTCGGACCTCTACTGCGCCGGCACCAACGCCTACGTCGACCACGACTGGTTCGACGCGCCGGCCATCGAGGACGCCGTGGCTCGCGTTCGGGACCTGTAG